ttagaaaaaaaaaaaaagagagagagaagaagtAGTTTGTAATTGCCTAATTCAATTAAAGTACTGGATATTCACTTATGGAAGTAACAAATATAACACTGGTGAGTGAATTACGGCTCAGAGAGCATGCAAATCCACTGCACAAGTGGCTAGATGGTGCAAGGGAAGTTTTGCTCAGTGAGTAAGAGCTTAACTTGATTTCTCCTAATTTGGAGCACTTGACAATACCTATTGCATCTCATGTATAATGAGGAAATTGCACCACATTACGCTGGAATGTTGCTGTCTTGAAACATCCATATGACTGTATTCAGAGATGTATAAGGAAATGCAAGGAGTAGATAAAACCTCCAAGAAGCACCAGGGGATACGTTCTTACTTTAATATTCATTGTACGAAATCTTGAGGGAAAATGTCACAACAACTGGAGTTTTCTGAACAGTAAGTATTAAAACTGACCTCAGATTTGCTTAAAATCTTAGCGTATCACATGTGCTGTTCTACTTCCTCTACATCGCCACGAGAGCGTCAGAAACCAAAAAAGACAGTAAGGTACCTTTCTCCAACACAAACCATCAATAGTTTTAGTGTATGTACCAGAAagcaatacaaagaaaattgaGAGATCCGGCTCACCTTGAAGTCCATTTCCATTTGCACTGGTGCAAGATGGTGGAGGAGAGGCTTGGGGCCTGACAACAGGAGCAAAGGCGCTCTTTTGTTTCACTGCAGAGATGACATTGGCAGGTGAGAATGAGAAAATGCCGTGTGTACTGCTACAGTTTGAAGGGAGGGTGACCGAAGAGGCTGCCATGGTAGGGCTTGACGGCACTACtgcaataaagcaaaaataatcagGACTCAGATTGAGGTTTTCACGGCAAACACGGAAAAAGAGAGTGATAGGGCcttgccttttaaaatatatatatataatatatataaatatataattaaaaaaaaagaaatgaaatgcctTGGCTTGGCCACTCTCTGGATAACAGGCAAACTCTTTTGTGTTGGACTTTTGTTATAAATTGTGCagtccaatttttttttttttctatctgagATTGTATTATGGCACAAACAGATCAAtttattaaattcatttttacgTCCAGCCTCCAGAGTCACCCCTCCTTTTATCCAGTAGCTCACAATatagaaaatcaaaacaatgcAAGTATTTGATTTTGTAGTAAATATGAATCTATTATGATGATGTGTTACCAAAAATAGACACTTACTGCCATAAGGAGAGTTAGCTGAGGAGCCATTAAGAAATCCAGGGGAACCTGGTACACCTAGATTGGGCATGCCGGCATTGCCATATCCATTCATGCTATTGCTGACTGTGTTGTAATTGGACTGCTGAGGAGTACTGCTCGGAACATATCCTCGCGGGGAAACACTGCTTGTGTTGCGACTGTAACCTACTGTGTTAGAAACCCCCCCACCccaaaaaaataatgttattttataatataaacTTAGGGCTGGGGGGTTTCCTCATGCATCATATATTACACAGTTTTAATTGATtgcacagctttgctttgagTTGTCTGCTACTGCCCTATCAACTCTTGCAGTTTGAGATAACCTTATCACGCCAACCCTACTTAAATCATCTGCGAGCACTCTATGTTGTCTCTCCTCTTAGCATAGACAGCCAACAAAAGCTCTCTTCGATCCAGCTGTGTCAGTTTGCTTCGTTTGTCTTTAGTAGCAATTATCAACAGGCTTGAATCCTGGTTGGTACCAACACACTGCGTGAACTTTCAGACCTTCAAATGCCAGAGCTGGCGAGAAAGACTTTATTGTTTGCAGTGAGTTACTTTAAAAGGCTGTTTTGGGGTCTTCATTTTATGATTGATATTTTTATACTAACAATAAGCTGGCACTTTCATAAGGTGTAGTCATCAGTGAAAACTAATTCAAGatcaagcacagaattttataaggcTTATTAGCTTGGAAATGCATTAAAAGACAATCTCTTATAAGAGGAAAGATAGCAGAATCAGGAttttaaacaacatttttttctatctgaGCAATCAATTTAATAATTATGTTGCAAGCAAAAAATACGGTTTTGAACATATCCAATAATCTGGTCTCACTCCTTTCATTAgtatcaaaattaattttaaatgcaatatGCTACATGCGTTTTCAATTACGAAATGTAAATTAAATCAACTATTTCTTTTATTAGTAACATATATGTCACACATGCTTATAAACAAAATACTTTACAATCACAGACATCAAATTAGATTTATCTGTGCAAATACTCAGAAACAGGTGGAGATACCTAgacataattattttataataaacaAACACACTGTATATTTACTGTGAATAATAAAGAGCTTTCTAGGCTTTGccaatttctttttccaccaGAGATGCTTTACGATAACAGTAAACAGAAGAACAGGAAGAATTAGGTATTATGAGAAAGTTAAAGATGGCATTTCATCGCGCGCTCAGACATACaacaaggagagaaagaggTAAAACACAGCGCTGACATTAGCCAATATTAATAGGCACCGTCCAAACACAGCCGACAAGGATTAACTCTTGAAAACCCACATACCTTGGTCATTAGCTTGTGATGTTTCTGAAACATTGACTGCTAGCTGGCTGCTAAACGAGTTCACTCCCATCATGCCAGTATGAGCAGGAGTGTTGGCTAGAGTAGGAATCTGGTTGTGATTGCGTGGCACGCTGTATAATGCTTCAGCAATGTCAGCTGCTCGtttcagaattatttcctaTAAAGACACAGAATGATTAGTAACAGCTTGGAAACATTTGTCCAAAAGCTCGAAGTTCTCATAATGTTAACATCCACGGAAGAGATTCATGTAATGCGAAGGTAAGCCTGGGGATTTTGCTTGCCTCAAATGAACGTTTCTATACCAAACCACTATATAATGTGACCCAATGCAGGATGCttaaagaaataaggaaattaatacaaaattaCAGTCTAGCATTGTAAGCCATGTGACAATTGTAAACACATATTTTCTTCATCCAGCGCAGTAGATGTATTTCCAGCAGTTCGCAAAAGGCGGTAGGTTTTATTCGGTCTGTTTAGCAGATTTATTTAGGACTTCCCATTAGTCACTGTATATTTTGGACCGAATTCAAGGTTATTCTCTTGCCTTAATGATTGCTTATGCTTTTGGCACCTTACACCTAATTGTCATTTCTGATGGGCAAACTAGCGGTGAGAAGAGAATGGGAAGATGAAGCATTTCCCTCGGAGCATTGCATCACATCAGACTGCCCTCAAGGTGGCTGGCAAAACCACGCTGTGTACAGAAAGAATGTGTTGACACTTTGCCAGCTTTGCAAATAGCAGGTATTGATTTACATGTGTAAGCATGTACGcgagagctgcactggtgacCTACCTGGTTGTTATGGGGCATCCCATATAG
This portion of the Meleagris gallopavo isolate NT-WF06-2002-E0010 breed Aviagen turkey brand Nicholas breeding stock chromosome 8, Turkey_5.1, whole genome shotgun sequence genome encodes:
- the EBF3 gene encoding transcription factor COE3 isoform X2, which gives rise to MRRFQVVVSTTVNVDGHVLAVSDNMFVHNNSKHGRRARRLDPSEGTAPSYLENATPCIKAISPSEGWTTGGATVIIIGDNFFDGLQVVFGTMLVWSELITPHAIRVQTPPRHIPGVVEVTLSYKSKQFCKGAPGRFVYTALNEPTIDYGFQRLQKVIPRHPGDPERLPKEVLLKRAADLVEALYGMPHNNQEIILKRAADIAEALYSVPRNHNQIPTLANTPAHTGMMGVNSFSSQLAVNVSETSQANDQVGYSRNTSSVSPRGYVPSSTPQQSNYNTVSNSMNGYGNAGMPNLGVPGSPGFLNGSSANSPYGIVPSSPTMAASSVTLPSNCSSTHGIFSFSPANVISAVKQKSAFAPVVRPQASPPPSCTSANGNGLQALSRYP
- the EBF3 gene encoding transcription factor COE3 isoform X3 is translated as MRRFQVVVSTTVNVDGHVLAVSDNMFVHNNSKHGRRARRLDPSEATPCIKAISPSEGWTTGGATVIIIGDNFFDGLQVVFGTMLVWSELITPHAIRVQTPPRHIPGVVEVTLSYKSKQFCKGAPGRFVYTALNEPTIDYGFQRLQKVIPRHPGDPERLPKEVLLKRAADLVEALYGMPHNNQEIILKRAADIAEALYSVPRNHNQIPTLANTPAHTGMMGVNSFSSQLAVNVSETSQANDQVGYSRNTSSVSPRGYVPSSTPQQSNYNTVSNSMNGYGNAGMPNLGVPGSPGFLNGSSANSPYGIVPSSPTMAASSVTLPSNCSSTHGIFSFSPANVISAVKQKSAFAPVVRPQASPPPSCTSANGNGLQAMSGLVVPPM
- the EBF3 gene encoding transcription factor COE3 isoform X1; the protein is MRRFQVVVSTTVNVDGHVLAVSDNMFVHNNSKHGRRARRLDPSEGTAPSYLENATPCIKAISPSEGWTTGGATVIIIGDNFFDGLQVVFGTMLVWSELITPHAIRVQTPPRHIPGVVEVTLSYKSKQFCKGAPGRFVYTALNEPTIDYGFQRLQKVIPRHPGDPERLPKEVLLKRAADLVEALYGMPHNNQEIILKRAADIAEALYSVPRNHNQIPTLANTPAHTGMMGVNSFSSQLAVNVSETSQANDQVGYSRNTSSVSPRGYVPSSTPQQSNYNTVSNSMNGYGNAGMPNLGVPGSPGFLNGSSANSPYGIVPSSPTMAASSVTLPSNCSSTHGIFSFSPANVISAVKQKSAFAPVVRPQASPPPSCTSANGNGLQAMSGLVVPPM